The Hydrogenobacter thermophilus TK-6 genome window below encodes:
- a CDS encoding phosphatidate cytidylyltransferase: MERFYRSRETVGLLVGLVSLVIVFSPLYIFIPAVAFLSYRVAKEVSQALKVELYPVFASTVFLISCLHTGMGIVLSAILSLTKGYRSWSMEDFLKSFLVLIYAGILPSYLYTLKVLHDYQLLKVLIFTWVVDVFSYYVGKHLGKHPFFPKLSPKKTWEGFLGGAIGGVVTFSFISGLPPFKSLLCGVLLILCDVSGDLFKSFIKRQVGIKDFSDILGGHGGFTDRFDSLLFTAPVYSALVVL; encoded by the coding sequence TTGGAGCGGTTTTATAGAAGCAGAGAAACTGTAGGGCTTCTTGTAGGTTTGGTCTCTTTGGTGATAGTCTTTTCTCCCCTTTATATATTCATACCCGCAGTTGCTTTTTTGTCTTACAGAGTAGCTAAGGAAGTGTCTCAAGCTTTAAAGGTAGAGCTGTATCCTGTATTTGCTTCTACGGTTTTCCTAATTTCTTGTCTTCACACAGGCATGGGTATAGTTCTCTCTGCCATACTGTCTTTAACAAAGGGCTACAGGTCTTGGAGTATGGAAGATTTTTTAAAAAGCTTTCTCGTTTTGATTTACGCAGGTATTTTGCCATCTTACCTTTACACCCTAAAGGTTTTGCATGATTATCAGCTTCTTAAGGTCCTAATTTTTACTTGGGTTGTGGATGTGTTTTCCTACTATGTGGGTAAGCACCTGGGTAAGCATCCCTTCTTTCCTAAACTCTCTCCCAAGAAGACTTGGGAAGGTTTTTTAGGTGGTGCCATAGGTGGTGTAGTAACTTTTTCTTTTATTTCTGGTCTTCCACCTTTTAAATCTCTGCTGTGCGGTGTTTTGCTAATTTTGTGCGACGTTTCTGGCGACCTTTTTAAAAGCTTCATTAAAAGGCAAGTAGGCATAAAAGACTTCTCTGATATCCTTGGAGGTCATGGAGGTTTTACTGACAGGTTTGATTCATTACTTTTTACTGCTCCTGTCTACTCCGCTTTGGTAGTTTTATAA
- the uppS gene encoding polyprenyl diphosphate synthase, giving the protein MTSLKIPTHLAVIMDGNGRWAKERGLSRIHGHYQGVKRAEELVDACIELGIKYLTLFTFSTENWKRPEEEVKALFMLFESYLKEKKDELISRNIRLKFIGRRDRLPKELVMLMEQVEEDSKRCSGITVCMALDYGGRNDIVRAINKVLKAGLKSVDETTFSSFLDLDGIPDPDLLIRTAGEKRISNFLLWNLAYSELYFTDTYWPDFDKTELLKAIENYSRRVRKFGAVL; this is encoded by the coding sequence ATGACATCTTTAAAAATACCTACACATCTTGCTGTCATTATGGATGGAAATGGAAGATGGGCAAAGGAGAGAGGGCTATCAAGGATACACGGCCATTATCAAGGTGTTAAGAGGGCAGAGGAGCTTGTTGATGCTTGCATAGAGCTGGGCATAAAATATCTTACCCTCTTTACTTTTTCAACAGAAAATTGGAAAAGACCTGAGGAGGAAGTAAAAGCGCTTTTTATGCTTTTTGAGTCCTACCTGAAGGAGAAAAAGGACGAGCTTATAAGCAGGAACATAAGGCTGAAGTTTATAGGCAGAAGAGATAGACTACCTAAGGAACTAGTTATGCTTATGGAGCAGGTGGAAGAAGATAGCAAAAGGTGTAGTGGTATAACAGTTTGCATGGCGCTTGATTACGGTGGCAGGAATGACATAGTAAGAGCTATAAATAAAGTGTTAAAAGCGGGCTTAAAAAGTGTGGACGAAACAACCTTTTCAAGTTTTCTTGACCTGGACGGCATACCAGACCCAGACCTTCTTATAAGAACAGCTGGAGAGAAGAGGATCTCCAACTTTCTACTTTGGAACCTGGCATACTCTGAACTTTACTTTACAGACACTTACTGGCCAGACTTTGACAAAACAGAGCTTTTGAAAGCTATAGAAAATTACTCAAGACGGGTGAGAAAGTTTGGAGCGGTTTTATAG
- a CDS encoding tetratricopeptide repeat protein — MKKAVLFFTVALVACGPITKEELDQRFAKVDERLNKLEERQRRLEEQSIKTETRVDNLAESFTKLRLDVERLKTGRETISPVKTPEETKRRVEVPQKAQEDYQREYDEAINLYNQKQLNKAKEKFIEFIRKNPQTPLTDNAYFWLGTTFRDLNELDKAEAVWLTLVERCKRGELPDCNKAPAAYLQLARLYELKGDQQKANEFYQNLMKDYPLSEEAQIAKRKLGK, encoded by the coding sequence ATGAAAAAAGCGGTGTTGTTTTTTACGGTAGCTCTGGTAGCTTGTGGACCCATTACCAAAGAGGAGCTGGACCAGAGGTTTGCCAAGGTTGATGAGAGATTAAATAAGCTTGAGGAGAGACAGAGGAGGCTTGAGGAGCAGAGCATAAAGACAGAAACCAGAGTGGACAATCTTGCGGAAAGCTTTACCAAGCTGAGATTGGATGTGGAAAGATTAAAAACAGGCAGAGAGACCATAAGTCCAGTAAAAACTCCCGAGGAGACCAAAAGAAGGGTGGAAGTTCCTCAAAAAGCTCAAGAGGATTACCAGAGGGAGTACGACGAGGCAATAAATCTTTACAACCAAAAGCAATTAAACAAAGCAAAGGAAAAGTTCATAGAGTTTATCAGGAAAAACCCGCAAACACCTCTTACTGATAACGCTTACTTCTGGTTAGGTACCACCTTCAGAGACCTGAACGAGCTGGATAAGGCGGAGGCTGTCTGGCTCACACTGGTAGAGAGGTGTAAAAGGGGCGAACTTCCAGATTGCAATAAAGCACCAGCTGCCTATCTCCAGTTAGCCAGATTGTATGAACTTAAAGGTGATCAGCAGAAGGCTAATGAGTTTTATCAAAACCTGATGAAGGACTATCCCCTTTCAGAAGAGGCACAGATAGCTAAGAGAAAACTTGGAAAATGA
- a CDS encoding chloride channel protein has protein sequence MLRRYLLVPVLIGVLTGVSAVVFVHLLNLITRYVLESVVSYIQPLPAGEGIRQEFTQEPTRPYLLPLTVALGGLISGFLTYYLSPESAGVGTDAAIKAYHNRERLSIRSSILKLITSALTIGTGGTSGREGPIALIGAGIGSTVAGLFRMGERDRRIAIAVGLGSGIAAIFKAPLAGAIISAEVFFKRDFDIEAVIPSFIASITSYSVFALFFGFQPIFSVNIQKLSNIYPTLLAYAGLGVVCALMVRIFIFVFFMVKERFDRLSFPPYLKPALGGFLAGLVGMFVPSAIGNGYGWLQLIMDGKLHDITLILFSALGIILGASLTLGSGGSGGVFGPSVMLGGLVGAFYSLFLNSMHNLSLHVPSMVVVGMISFFAGAAKAPLSTLILIAEMTGGYELLIPAMISVFITFFLSGDRSIFPSQVDTRLDSPAYSDEWGLYIIERLRVKDHMSEPITIKPYVHIEEAQDLMAQNLIGGLPVVNDGKLVGIITKSDVLKVPPEKRSSTKVYEVMSTNLIVATPEDTLGYVFRLMMGKGVGRIPIVEKKGSLKLVGIIARADIGRAIREHKA, from the coding sequence GTGTTGAGGAGGTATCTACTGGTTCCTGTCCTCATAGGTGTGCTTACCGGAGTCTCTGCAGTTGTATTTGTCCATCTTCTCAACCTAATAACTCGCTACGTTTTGGAAAGTGTGGTTAGTTATATACAGCCGTTGCCAGCGGGAGAAGGCATAAGGCAGGAGTTTACACAGGAACCCACAAGACCTTATCTTCTTCCTCTAACAGTAGCTCTTGGTGGGCTAATCTCTGGGTTTCTTACATACTATCTTTCTCCTGAGTCCGCAGGCGTTGGGACTGATGCTGCAATAAAGGCTTACCATAACAGGGAGAGGCTTTCCATACGCTCCTCCATATTGAAGCTGATAACTTCAGCTTTAACCATCGGAACGGGAGGAACTTCAGGAAGGGAAGGACCCATAGCTTTGATAGGTGCCGGAATAGGCTCTACTGTTGCTGGCCTTTTCAGAATGGGGGAAAGGGACAGAAGAATAGCTATTGCCGTCGGTCTTGGGTCCGGAATAGCTGCCATATTCAAAGCTCCACTTGCAGGAGCTATAATTAGCGCCGAGGTTTTCTTTAAAAGGGATTTTGATATAGAGGCGGTAATACCAAGTTTTATAGCTTCAATAACTTCTTATAGCGTTTTTGCGCTGTTTTTTGGCTTTCAACCAATATTCTCTGTAAATATACAAAAACTTTCCAACATTTACCCCACTCTCCTCGCTTACGCAGGATTGGGGGTGGTGTGTGCGCTGATGGTCAGGATATTCATCTTCGTATTTTTTATGGTTAAGGAGAGATTTGACAGGCTAAGTTTTCCTCCGTACTTAAAACCTGCTCTGGGTGGCTTTTTAGCGGGGCTGGTAGGCATGTTCGTACCTTCCGCAATAGGCAACGGATATGGCTGGCTCCAGCTTATTATGGACGGGAAGCTACATGATATAACTTTAATCCTTTTCAGTGCTTTAGGCATTATCCTTGGGGCTTCGCTAACGCTTGGGTCAGGTGGTTCGGGAGGTGTTTTTGGTCCATCTGTAATGTTAGGGGGACTTGTGGGAGCATTCTACAGTCTTTTCCTAAATAGCATGCATAACCTATCTCTGCATGTTCCATCTATGGTGGTTGTTGGGATGATATCCTTCTTTGCAGGCGCAGCTAAGGCTCCCCTTTCAACCCTTATACTCATAGCTGAAATGACAGGGGGCTACGAATTGCTTATTCCTGCCATGATTTCTGTATTTATCACCTTCTTCCTGAGCGGTGATAGAAGTATTTTCCCGAGCCAAGTAGATACGCGCCTTGACTCCCCAGCTTATTCGGATGAGTGGGGACTTTATATAATTGAAAGGCTAAGAGTGAAAGACCATATGAGCGAGCCTATAACTATAAAACCTTATGTACATATAGAAGAGGCTCAGGATTTGATGGCTCAAAATCTAATAGGAGGGCTTCCAGTGGTCAATGACGGGAAACTCGTTGGTATTATAACTAAAAGCGATGTGCTAAAAGTCCCTCCCGAGAAGAGAAGTAGCACTAAGGTTTATGAAGTGATGAGTACAAACCTTATAGTTGCTACACCTGAAGATACCTTAGGCTATGTGTTCAGGCTTATGATGGGAAAGGGTGTGGGTAGAATTCCTATAGTGGAAAAAAAAGGTAGCTTAAAACTTGTTGGTATAATAGCAAGAGCTGACATAGGCAGAGCTATAAGGGAGCATAAAGCTTAA
- the murB gene encoding UDP-N-acetylmuramate dehydrogenase: MKLEKNVLLAPYTTIRIGGTARFMCFPSDFAELSKAIRWAKEEGLPVFLLGRGANTIFGDYYGLVINTSRLNGMKIFHAGEKVLLEAQCGVRLSQVVKLALELNLEGIYKLAGFPATVGGAVAMNAGAFGTEISHYLKSLLVMDWEGNVEKISAEDVKFDYRSSPFPDMGIVLMAELELKRAELDVRHEQNLIKERRRRTQPINMPTSGSTFKNPPGQYAGKLLEMVGMKGYRVGDVAFSHLHANFLVNLGDGRYEDALKILLEAKRRVYEEFGIYLEEEVKVVESCSTHGGQV; this comes from the coding sequence ATGAAGTTAGAGAAAAACGTGCTACTTGCTCCATATACCACCATAAGGATAGGGGGTACTGCGCGTTTTATGTGTTTTCCCTCTGACTTTGCAGAGCTTTCTAAAGCCATAAGGTGGGCAAAGGAGGAGGGACTGCCTGTATTCTTGCTGGGTAGGGGTGCTAACACAATTTTTGGTGATTACTATGGGCTTGTGATAAACACCTCAAGACTAAACGGTATGAAGATTTTCCATGCAGGGGAAAAGGTTCTGCTGGAAGCCCAGTGTGGGGTGAGGCTCTCGCAGGTGGTTAAACTGGCTCTTGAGCTAAACCTGGAAGGCATATACAAGCTTGCCGGGTTTCCCGCAACGGTGGGAGGTGCTGTGGCTATGAATGCAGGAGCTTTTGGCACGGAAATATCGCATTACCTTAAGAGCCTTCTTGTCATGGACTGGGAAGGCAATGTGGAGAAGATCAGCGCGGAGGATGTAAAGTTTGATTACAGAAGCTCTCCTTTTCCGGATATGGGCATAGTTCTTATGGCTGAGCTGGAGCTAAAGAGAGCAGAGCTTGATGTTAGGCACGAGCAGAATCTCATAAAGGAGAGGAGAAGGCGCACACAGCCCATAAACATGCCCACATCCGGCTCTACCTTTAAGAATCCGCCTGGGCAGTATGCGGGCAAACTTCTTGAGATGGTGGGTATGAAGGGATACAGAGTAGGAGATGTGGCTTTTTCCCACCTTCATGCTAACTTTCTTGTAAACTTAGGTGATGGCAGATACGAAGATGCGCTTAAAATACTCTTGGAAGCAAAAAGGAGAGTTTACGAGGAGTTTGGTATATATCTTGAGGAGGAGGTAAAAGTCGTTGAGAGTTGTAGTACTCATGGGGGGCAGGTCTGA
- a CDS encoding D-alanine--D-alanine ligase family protein has protein sequence MRVVVLMGGRSEEREISLKTGEAVLRAIRELGHEAIPLDLEENLCQKLLEIKPDKVFIALHGTYGEDGRVQGLLDILGIPYTGSGVLGSCLAMDKDITKKILTFHRIPVPAGICVRRGETFEWHSFPAVVKPADQGSSVGLFLVKDHDELENAVREVLSISHKVLIEEYIIGRDITVGILKGEALPPVEIKPKKGIYDYESKYTKGMSDYVFLEDEKLIKKLQDIALMVHKYLELKDISRVDFRLSEDGVAYVLEANTIPGMTELSLFPMMCKKKGIEFKEMIHMLLS, from the coding sequence TTGAGAGTTGTAGTACTCATGGGGGGCAGGTCTGAGGAGAGAGAGATATCTTTGAAAACTGGAGAGGCTGTGTTAAGAGCCATCAGGGAGCTGGGGCACGAAGCAATACCACTTGACTTGGAGGAAAACCTCTGCCAGAAACTCCTTGAGATAAAGCCAGACAAGGTCTTTATAGCACTTCACGGCACTTACGGCGAAGATGGAAGAGTGCAGGGGCTTCTGGACATCCTGGGCATTCCGTATACAGGCTCTGGAGTGCTGGGTAGCTGTCTTGCCATGGATAAGGACATAACCAAAAAGATACTGACTTTCCACCGCATACCTGTGCCTGCGGGTATATGTGTGCGCAGAGGGGAGACTTTTGAATGGCACAGCTTTCCCGCGGTAGTAAAACCTGCTGACCAGGGCTCAAGCGTAGGGCTTTTTCTGGTAAAAGACCATGATGAGCTTGAAAATGCAGTAAGGGAAGTGCTTAGTATCTCTCACAAGGTGCTGATAGAAGAGTACATAATAGGGAGGGATATAACGGTGGGAATACTAAAGGGCGAGGCTCTTCCTCCCGTAGAGATAAAACCAAAGAAGGGCATCTATGACTACGAGAGCAAGTACACCAAAGGCATGTCCGATTATGTCTTTTTAGAGGATGAAAAGCTAATCAAGAAGCTTCAGGACATAGCTTTAATGGTACACAAATATTTAGAACTTAAGGACATTTCACGCGTAGACTTCAGATTGTCTGAGGATGGTGTAGCGTATGTTTTGGAAGCCAACACCATACCTGGAATGACAGAACTCAGTCTTTTTCCCATGATGTGTAAAAAGAAAGGTATTGAATTTAAAGAGATGATACATATGTTATTATCTTAG
- a CDS encoding cell division protein FtsQ/DivIB, whose translation MKKEGKKAGRRHAVIGYILVAAWIFSMALAGFFMPVLMDTLPYFKVKAIQVEGNRVLPAYVFSKAALELKNNWLFITEGRLLALLNVLTGNSVEEVKIDRTFQKDGVILKVRVKEREPFLTVVEGEKMIFFDRKGVPFFYKYFTPQRPYIYSQSVDLVKENFSILKSLVDICKEHLSRVDNIYLSESDTVIYGNNHTRILLPAIEQISDTTLKRLSSIYNISMEAKEVDLTTEGMAIIKGGE comes from the coding sequence ATGAAAAAAGAGGGGAAAAAGGCGGGGAGAAGACACGCCGTAATCGGCTACATACTCGTGGCTGCCTGGATATTTTCAATGGCGTTGGCTGGTTTTTTTATGCCTGTTTTAATGGACACCCTCCCCTACTTTAAGGTCAAAGCCATTCAGGTGGAAGGAAACAGAGTTCTGCCCGCATATGTGTTTTCTAAGGCTGCTCTTGAACTAAAAAACAACTGGCTGTTTATAACTGAAGGTAGGCTTCTTGCTTTGTTAAATGTATTAACTGGCAATTCGGTGGAGGAGGTAAAAATAGACAGGACATTTCAAAAAGATGGAGTTATACTAAAAGTACGTGTAAAAGAAAGGGAACCTTTCCTAACGGTTGTTGAAGGGGAAAAAATGATCTTTTTTGACCGAAAAGGTGTACCCTTTTTTTATAAGTATTTCACACCTCAAAGACCTTACATCTACAGCCAGTCTGTAGACCTTGTAAAGGAGAACTTTTCTATACTGAAAAGTCTTGTGGATATTTGCAAAGAGCATTTATCGCGTGTAGATAACATCTATTTGAGCGAGTCGGACACTGTTATATACGGAAATAACCACACAAGAATACTTTTACCCGCGATTGAGCAGATTAGCGACACAACTTTAAAAAGACTGAGCAGTATCTATAATATAAGTATGGAGGCAAAAGAGGTTGACCTGACCACAGAAGGTATGGCAATAATAAAAGGTGGGGAGTAA
- the ftsA gene encoding cell division protein FtsA encodes MKVLTSLDIGTGKVTVLVGEIDSYGDIHIIGVGEAPSKGIDRGYITRLDLAVQTILTALREAQEMSSTRIDTVFINVSGPNVKSQNEKDTVSVSPQPTEIDQTHIDRLIERAITRAKEEGYEVISAVPRRFLLDDQEGVIDPVGLLGSRLSAEVHVVKVGSSMIRNLEKAIASSGLKIGHKFLSSMASSEAVLTTEEKEEGVLLMDMGAGLTDFVLYADGSPVITGSVPMGGINITKDIAHFMKIASDQAERIKIEYGFAIADLVNETERVKIKPRGEDKETMVSKKQLSEVIQIRLEEIMDKVMGLINSHGVNLDSANAGIVITGGCAKLSGIREFLERYFDLPVRVGYPTGVIGLKEKVQDPAYSTSVGLLKLAYQEQFMGTGTFTQNAQDRNASTRGIDISSFLAKIKAFFKDVM; translated from the coding sequence ATGAAAGTGTTAACTTCTTTGGATATTGGAACTGGTAAGGTTACAGTGCTGGTGGGGGAGATAGACAGCTATGGTGATATTCACATAATAGGTGTGGGAGAAGCTCCATCAAAAGGTATAGACAGGGGGTATATAACAAGGTTAGACCTTGCAGTTCAGACTATACTTACAGCTCTAAGGGAAGCTCAGGAAATGTCCAGCACGCGCATAGATACTGTTTTTATAAATGTGTCTGGTCCTAATGTAAAAAGTCAGAACGAAAAGGATACCGTCAGCGTATCACCACAGCCTACTGAGATAGACCAGACTCATATAGATAGGCTCATAGAGAGAGCCATCACCAGAGCCAAAGAGGAGGGATACGAAGTTATAAGTGCGGTCCCACGAAGGTTCCTCTTGGATGATCAGGAAGGTGTCATAGATCCGGTAGGACTCCTGGGTTCAAGACTTTCTGCTGAGGTGCATGTTGTAAAAGTGGGTAGCAGTATGATTAGAAATCTTGAGAAAGCTATAGCTTCAAGCGGACTTAAGATTGGGCATAAGTTCCTGTCCTCTATGGCATCGTCAGAAGCTGTGCTGACAACGGAGGAGAAGGAGGAAGGGGTACTCCTCATGGATATGGGTGCAGGGCTTACTGACTTTGTTCTGTATGCGGATGGTTCACCTGTTATAACGGGAAGTGTCCCCATGGGTGGCATAAACATAACAAAGGACATAGCCCACTTTATGAAGATAGCCAGCGACCAAGCGGAGAGGATAAAGATAGAGTACGGTTTTGCCATAGCTGACCTTGTGAATGAAACAGAGAGGGTTAAAATAAAACCCAGAGGAGAGGACAAGGAAACTATGGTGAGTAAAAAACAGCTCTCGGAAGTTATACAGATAAGATTGGAGGAGATTATGGATAAAGTAATGGGACTTATAAACTCGCATGGTGTGAACCTTGACTCGGCAAACGCAGGTATTGTGATCACTGGAGGCTGTGCTAAGCTCTCTGGCATTAGGGAATTTCTTGAGAGATACTTTGACCTTCCTGTAAGGGTAGGCTACCCCACAGGGGTGATAGGGCTAAAGGAGAAGGTCCAAGACCCTGCCTACTCTACATCGGTGGGTCTTTTAAAGCTTGCATATCAGGAACAGTTTATGGGCACTGGCACCTTTACTCAGAATGCGCAGGACAGAAACGCAAGCACAAGAGGGATAGACATCTCATCCTTTCTGGCAAAGATAAAGGCTTTTTTTAAGGATGTTATGTAG
- the ftsZ gene encoding cell division protein FtsZ, translating into MESLNPTRIKVFGVGGGGSNAVNRMYLDGIEGVDLFAVNTDIQHLTSLSVPNKIQIGEKVTKGLGAGAKPEMGEQAALEDIDKIREVLRNTDMLFLAVGLGGGTGTGAAPVIAETAKEMGILTVAVVTKPFAFEGPKRMQVALEGLERLKEVVDTYIVINNQKLAEMADRNFSIKDAFRMVDDVLSKAVRGITSIVVTPALINVDFADVKTVMEKGGLALIGMGEGRGDGRRDNAIEQAITSPLLEGNTVEGARRLLITLWVSEDVPFRDVEEAISRIRESAHEDALIIFGAVLEEAKENFMRIALVATDFENAQAQFKVVKKPEPKEVKKVVPEVIIEPVQPELDDIPAYLRRKRKL; encoded by the coding sequence ATGGAAAGTTTGAATCCCACACGCATTAAGGTTTTTGGCGTAGGCGGTGGCGGGTCAAATGCGGTCAATCGCATGTATCTGGACGGTATAGAGGGTGTTGACCTCTTTGCGGTAAATACGGACATACAGCACCTTACTTCTCTCAGCGTTCCCAACAAGATACAGATAGGAGAAAAGGTGACCAAAGGTTTGGGTGCTGGAGCAAAGCCGGAGATGGGAGAGCAGGCAGCTCTGGAAGACATAGATAAGATAAGGGAGGTTCTCAGAAATACGGATATGCTCTTTCTGGCGGTGGGTCTTGGAGGTGGCACAGGAACTGGTGCAGCGCCTGTGATAGCAGAAACCGCAAAGGAAATGGGGATATTGACCGTAGCCGTGGTGACCAAACCTTTTGCTTTTGAAGGTCCCAAAAGGATGCAGGTAGCCCTTGAAGGACTGGAAAGACTCAAAGAGGTAGTGGACACCTACATAGTGATAAACAACCAAAAACTTGCGGAGATGGCAGACAGGAACTTTAGCATAAAAGACGCTTTCAGGATGGTGGACGATGTGCTCTCAAAAGCCGTAAGAGGCATAACCAGCATAGTTGTCACACCTGCTTTGATAAATGTGGACTTTGCGGATGTTAAAACGGTTATGGAAAAGGGAGGGCTTGCCCTGATTGGTATGGGAGAAGGACGAGGAGACGGAAGAAGAGACAATGCCATAGAACAGGCAATAACGAGCCCACTGCTGGAAGGCAACACTGTTGAGGGTGCAAGGAGGCTTCTTATCACCCTCTGGGTCAGCGAGGATGTGCCCTTCAGGGATGTGGAAGAGGCTATAAGCAGGATAAGGGAGTCAGCTCACGAGGATGCCCTGATTATATTTGGTGCTGTTTTGGAAGAGGCAAAGGAAAACTTTATGCGTATAGCGCTTGTGGCAACAGACTTTGAAAACGCTCAGGCTCAGTTCAAAGTGGTCAAAAAACCCGAGCCAAAAGAGGTTAAAAAAGTAGTCCCGGAGGTCATCATAGAACCCGTACAACCTGAGCTGGATGACATACCCGCCTACCTCAGAAGAAAGAGAAAGCTGTGA
- a CDS encoding TolC family protein, producing the protein MFFVLFLCLLSLSWAGELEKLIWYALENSPRIKQYEKLLQSFEYRERYVKSLPNPSVFAGLSNLPVNRPYPNSKEPMSAFSIGFSQVYTLPVKRELEAKVAREQKLQTQAGMLLLQKELIRDIKLRYLEWLYTFKKESLLRAIKESVDALESSTRENYRYGRATLSDLLSLKGEKIRVQKLLIEVKQDRERLKNEIDALVGASFELKGEEINLQGPDFESIDLQKSPYLREKYAKLRELEAQLERKRVEHLPDIELMVEYMARPSMSDMFSVRIGFSLPVWKSRREDLMVLEKREEIQASREEIKNMELELKRAISNLRVDYESKREFLKLTQELINQKKEELKALELAYRYSRADFRDLMRLYRELWELELNRLDLELRLKSIPIELEALL; encoded by the coding sequence ATGTTTTTTGTGCTTTTTCTGTGCCTTCTTTCCCTATCCTGGGCTGGGGAGCTGGAAAAGCTTATATGGTATGCTCTTGAGAACTCACCAAGGATAAAACAGTACGAGAAGCTCTTGCAGAGTTTTGAATACAGAGAGAGGTATGTAAAGAGCCTGCCAAATCCTTCTGTCTTTGCAGGACTTTCCAATCTGCCCGTAAATAGACCCTATCCCAACTCAAAAGAACCCATGAGCGCTTTTAGCATAGGTTTTTCTCAGGTCTACACCCTTCCGGTCAAAAGGGAGCTGGAGGCAAAGGTGGCAAGGGAGCAAAAACTCCAGACTCAAGCAGGCATGCTGTTGCTACAAAAAGAGCTAATAAGGGACATAAAGCTGAGGTATCTGGAGTGGCTTTATACCTTCAAAAAGGAGAGCCTTCTCAGAGCCATAAAAGAGTCGGTGGATGCCTTGGAAAGCTCAACCAGAGAAAACTACAGATACGGCAGGGCTACCCTCTCGGACCTGCTTTCCCTGAAGGGAGAGAAGATAAGAGTGCAGAAGCTTCTCATTGAGGTAAAGCAAGATAGGGAGAGGTTAAAAAACGAAATTGATGCTCTGGTGGGCGCAAGCTTTGAGCTAAAGGGTGAAGAGATAAACCTGCAGGGGCCGGACTTTGAAAGCATAGACCTGCAAAAAAGCCCTTACCTGAGGGAGAAATACGCAAAGCTAAGAGAGCTGGAGGCACAGCTGGAAAGGAAAAGAGTGGAACACCTGCCGGACATAGAGCTTATGGTAGAGTACATGGCAAGACCTTCCATGAGCGACATGTTTAGCGTGCGCATAGGCTTTAGCCTGCCCGTCTGGAAGTCAAGAAGGGAAGACCTCATGGTGCTGGAAAAAAGAGAGGAGATTCAGGCAAGCAGGGAAGAGATAAAAAACATGGAGCTGGAGCTAAAAAGAGCCATAAGCAACCTGAGGGTAGACTACGAGAGCAAAAGGGAGTTTCTGAAGCTTACACAGGAGCTGATAAATCAGAAAAAGGAGGAGCTAAAGGCTCTTGAGCTTGCCTACAGATACAGCAGGGCGGATTTTAGGGACCTTATGAGGCTCTACAGGGAGCTCTGGGAGCTTGAGTTAAACAGGCTTGACCTGGAGCTGAGGCTAAAGAGCATTCCCATTGAGCTGGAGGCACTCTTATGA